The DNA region gagctgttcacttgagacagttaagcaagtcccagctgtgtctgggtacaagtgacaggatgaacaacccagcgggttttcttcctattgggaagtgttgtacattctgctatggcggtgtgttcactcacaagatgagtggcgctgcccaataaactcgcccctcggggcaaaatttaaaaatttaatttagGCTATACAGTCGACCCTCACCgtatcttttattattattactatatttgggtacatttgcatttgtgcagctacctagactatatgaagaagAGTACAGCGTGccaaaaaactagctacgtgatgctaaaaatccccatcacacaggatggtttgtCATACAAAGGCACGTGATTAGTTTGTTTTTgcctttattaaataataaagaaaataaagcttatatttacatcaatttacaagggaaaatactacatttattttatgtaattctcagtaaaccaatttttcatatcaacaccgagcatgagccgtacacccccaaatgttatacttgatcctgcctcgcaaaaaTTTCAATATTCTGTCTACTGAGtagccctcctgcctgcctatctacacacacagtagccctcctgcctgcctatccacacacagtaaccctcctgcctgcctatccacacacagtaaccctcctgcctgcctgcctatccacacacagtaaccctcctgcctgcctgcctatccacacacagtaaccctcctgcctgcctgcctatccacacacagtaaccctcctgcctgcctgcctatccacacacagtaaccctcctgcctgcctgcctatccacacacagtaaccctcctgcctgcctgcctatccacacacagtaaccctcctgcctgcctgcctatccacacacagtaaccctcctgcctgcctgcctatccacacacagtaaccctcctgcctgcctgcctatccacacagtaaccctcctgcctgcctgcctatccacacacagtaaccctcctgcctgcctgcctatccacacacagtaaccctcctgcctgcctgcctatccacacacagtaaccctcctgcctgcctgcctatccacacacagtaaccctcctgcctgcctgcctatccacacacagtaaccctcctgcctgcctgcctgcctatccacacacagtaaccctcctgcctgcctgcctatccacacacagtaaccctcctgcctgcctgcctatccacacacagtaaccctcctgcctgcctgcctatccacacacagtaaccctcctgcctgcctgcctatccacacacagtaaccctcctgcctgcctgcctgcctatccacacacagtaaccctcctgcctgcctgcctatccacacacagtaaccctcctgcctgcctgcctatccacacacagtaaccctcctgcctgcctgcctagccacacacagtaaccctcctgcctgcctgcctatccacacacagtaaccctcctgcctgcctgcctatccacacacaaaaatgtaatcagaaagtatcataattattgtatttttaattttcatgcattttatgtcaatatgaaacattaaaaacctcctTAAATCCACTCTAATGCTTGGGCCACATGAAGCTTTAAGTGTGTCTGTAATCCAGTTTACATTCAACAATTTTAACATACAATACGGTGTATTCAAAATTTGTATTTTCTAATATACAAGTTAATAATGTTGCATCTTAGAGCGTGTTGAATAGTTAGGCCTAACTTAAGACAGGTGATTggattctgttggcaattattgaaTAACTTACATCACATTTGTATAACTCGGATTTTTACTGCTAGTTATTAAACAGCATTGAGAAACATTATTTTAAAATTCTGTGCAAATAAAAATTAGGCTATTCATGCTAAATTATTATAAATTCGGTACAACAGCAGCAGGCTATTTGAGAGCGGGTGCTGGTCGCTTCTCTAGGTGACTTCACATGACCGGCATCCATCAAGCATTGACGCAGCCACTgacgaaacccgtacatctttcaATAATCATGGTGGCTTTCTTCAcgtttatttaacagtttacgaACTTCGAAACTGGCATAATCCAATGTTGTTATTGGTATAAACGCACTTGtaatgcttcggagctcataaactatgTAATATAaataaagccgccatgattgaggaaagacggCCTATCTTTATAGGCCTATATAGGGAAAGACTACGCATGTGGATGCATAAATGACGAATCCTGGGGTGTCGGTTCACAGGTAATTCGTAGAAACTTCCACTACCTTGAAAGTTATCTAGTAGAAATAAAACTGACCCGCCAACATGTTGACATTCGTAATTGATGCAATACAGTTTGAATCTATAACTCGTCTTGCATCATGATCACTCTACTatctatcttcttgagatgatttcggggctttttttttttttagtgtccccgcggcccggtcctcgaccaggcctccaattaCTAAGGTTTTCAACTTGTGacattacatttatattgtattttattaaataaagataaaaaaaagactTGTGACATTACACACACTCTGGTTTCATCCAAGACATTTTCATTATAAATCATTCAACGTTTAATTTTAATTCACTAATAAAGATGCAACAAAACAATTACTGATCAATTCCGGGGTGATTCCCGAGTTTTCTAAGAAATAGTTCTCGAAGTAGCTCTCTTCAcattataatcgtttcaatatgtGGATAATGAAATCTGAACCACATGTTACAATCCCCCTTAACCACGTCTCTCACAATTCCCTACATCTGACTACAAATATAAGTTAGCCTGACAGCAGAAAGAGGCATCTTAGTCGATACTCACAGATAACAGCAAGTCTCGTCATCTTGAACTTGGGCAGCCAGGTGCAGTCTAGGAGCTGACAGTCCAGCTGACAGTCTGGGCAGACGACAGTTCTCGGGAAACGAGACCCCAGTCTAGGCAGATGTCAGTCCAGCAAGTCCGCCAcacacccgaacacacacacaaaggtagcCACTAGTGCCCGCTGTGGTGGAGGGTCGAGCCACGTGTGTGAGGTGCCTCAAACCTGCTCCTGCCCTGGGGTACCTCTCTACCCCTCTCACGGTTATCACTACCCGCTTTAACAACTATCACTACCGCCAACCTCCACTTCCTCTCCCACTGACGTATACACCCATATGTATAGTTTAAACCCCCATATTCCTTCATAATCATCGTGATCAGCACCTAGATTAATCTTAAGCATTAATGAACAGCATTTGGGAACGTGGCAACTGAGACGCGGGCATACCTCTACGGCAGTTTTTATTTATCTGCTTTATACAAGCGCTCTTCCTCGTGATATTATATTACATACGACTGCCTTCACTATTCGACCCAATGGCAGCCTGTATGATGTTCTATTTGTTCTCTCAGAGAGGAGACACCCGCTCAAGATGGTCCTCTGCATTGTAAAACTCTTAAGACTATGACGTTATGCTCATTACAGGGCTGAGGTAGGCGTCACACCGGCTATCCAACTTCCGTAAACATTCGATTTTCAAATCTCATTTTCCCACCCACAAAACAGGAAAAAAAATCATTTTCCTAACTTCAAAAGCGACGGACTCGCCTGAAAATGTATCTGGGAATTACATAGGTGCGAGCTAGGTCTAGTGATCAGGTGTTGTTGATCTGTGTAACTGGTGGCTGGCATGTCCGCTCTTGTTGGCGTCAGGTCTACTGGGAActctgactacacacacacaggacacatcaCTTAGCCTATCGGGACACTAGAGCTGGCCCGTCACACATTAAACACTATATAAACTCGTACAGAAAAATGAGTCAACATTTAGTCTGCTCAATTTCATGCCTTAACGTGACAATATTAAACCAATAATACAAGGCAGATACATATTTAATATGTATACTATACACACGTACGAACAAGAGGTCAGCCAGCATGAATAACATTCACTAAACGCATATTCAACGCAATGTATACTGACGAAAAAAATACACATCAAATTTATCATGTGAAAATACAACTATcacaaaagtcacacacaggAGACAATAATGCACATAGGCCTATATACAATTACTCATCAAAAGAGGACCTACACCGTTTTCATGAATTGAACTCGCGAAAATAAATACTCGCCAatctataagtatatatatatgcggaatagACACATGCAAACACGCAgcatatctatatctataaaaagAATGTCTGCCAGTCCGTCCTAGCTCAATTTTTCAGCATCACACATTAGTGGTATGCGACTGCCATAGGCCGCTCAGGATCCATCagtccaactacttgggctggacggtagagcgacatttctcgcttcatacaggtcggcgttcaatccccgaccgtccacaagaggttgggtaccattccttccccccccccctgtcctatcccaagtccttatcctgaccccttccccagtgctatatagtcgtaatggctcggcccatcccaagtccttatcctgaccccttcccagtgctatatagtcgtaatggctcggcccatcccaagtccttatcctgaccccttcccagtgctatatagtcgtaatggcttggcgctttccccccccccccccctgatagttgCCTCAGGATCCATCCCCCCCCAAAACGAACTCAATATCAGGACAACCTGTGGCTGTATAAGAGAGAGGCACACTCCTGCTGACACCTGTCCTTCACCAACGCACACTCCTCTTGCTGTAACAGCTGTTGTTTGTAAACATAAACATTGCATGACATGAGGTCCCGGtaatacagtcgggttcgttctcgacgcacactcCAGaatcccaggttcgaatcccggccgagacagaaatggttgggcacatttcctttcatctagcagtgagtaggtactcaggcgTTAGTAACTTGTTATGCGGTTGCACATTGGACGGGGCCAGTAATTCGgcctcgataaaagccaaaacGTGTATATACATTCTGgcgtcctgtcccccgacacaatgaactaTTATGGCTTAACAAGGCACAATTTAAATCTTTCTTATTGTCGCAGTCGTCTTATTTTCGTACTCACGTATTCTATTCTCTATGTTCAAAATAATGCCTCGACAAAAATGCACATCTAaccattttttttttagcttGCAGTTATGGAGAAGCAAACAAGGCTCCAACTGCTACACGGCCCAGTACGTAGCGACCTCATGCATCACCCAATAGGCAAAGCAGAAATGTTGTACGAACGCGGTAATTGCTTGAGTGGgcatcacaacactaccctcaacaCACAATCGTACCAAACAATACTCCAAGTGAAAATGGtatcacgccattgtgatttccTAGTGAATACTCTAGTATTCAATCTGCTTTacttgattggtgaagattaagtcacccaagagttggcacggacatgaatagcccataaagcTTTACTTCACCAAAGTGCAgatagtattggggggggggggggagaaggtggttgggggggtgtgtgtggtgttggttgggGAGATAGAGTGTAggtgtgtggggtgagagtggtagagGGATGCGAGCCTACGGGAGGTACCACAAGGTGTATTCACATTCTAATTAGTTTTTTGTTTGCAAAACAAATCAAGGTTGCAAAGTAATGATAAAGCATCCTGCAATGCAACACAAAAGTACACCGAGCTTGAAGGTCCTCGCAGCTCATTTACAATGTGACAACACAAAATTGTATAAAACAAAAATTAACTTTGCAACTTTTAGTTTAAAGAATATAAACCACTATAATATTTTCACAGCGGAAGAGTTTACCTTACCTTAAGTTGATTCCTAGGCCCAACGTCCCCGCAGCCTGGCCTCTAGTCAGGTATGACTACATTGCTAAAAACTTTCCccaaataaataaaattatatatatttactgaTCTACAGCTTTACAGTACTTAATTGTTCTACACTAGATACAACATGACTATAGAGTATTGCTTACAATACACCACTACGCCAGATACTGTATTTAGTATGGTCTTACCCTTGGTGTTATTGGTCCTCTGATAATGAATTTTAAGATTCGTGAGCTGCCTTGATCACGTCAGACTCTTTGGACTTGTCGAACTCTTCAAAGCTCTCAAAGAGCCGGAATTCTGGGTGGTCCTTGGCAAAAACATTCTTGGCAAAGTCCCGGAACAACTCGAGGGCGATGGATTTCTTGAGTTCCTCAAGGTTGGCTTTTTGGACCTCCTCTTCAGTTTCTTCGTCAGTCACCTCACCCTGAGAACCTTTCTTtcgtttcttcttcttctttttctttttcttcttctggcTCTGGTCGTGTGCAACTTCGTCCTGGTCGTTCTCTAGCAGAAACTCCTCGTCTGTCTCTCCAGAAATACCAACGTGTTTCTCAAATTCTATGTGGTTTCCAGTGTCACTCTTGCTACGTTCGTCAGTCTGGTCTCTGGATGCCCTCCTAAAATAGACCTTTGGGTGTTCTTGATCAGCATCATCAGAGACTGGTGTCGGAGGTTCCTTACTCGTGGAGGCTGGAGTTTGAGGTTCCTTGCTGTTGGATGCGGATGTTGGAGGTTCTTTGCTGAAAGTTCTGAAGGTGGTGGGAACGCTGGACCTATACCCAGACCGGCCCATCGCCCCCTCACGCCCATCTTCCGTTGCCTTAGTTCCCTTCTCCTGAAATTAAATATTGTAACTATCATACAAAAAAGCAAAACAAAATTCATAAAAATATCAAATGAAGAGTAATTAAAAGTACACaaatatagaaaataaaataataacaagTTTGAATAAGAATGAGAATGCAAgtaagaaaacaaaatgaaatATACCCAGTATACCAGTGACAAGATCCGAATTGAAAAAATATACATATTGACAAGAGACAAGAACATTATTAAGAGGTAGGGGACCTCCCGTCACCACAAAATGCCTCTTTATCCtcttgtcctgcgtgacagtgaataccagcattatcctcactttaataagactatcaaaatcctcagattaggcaaaattgtaattaattttgtaaataaagatgttaataataataatttatcctCTTACCTCATCTTCTGTCGGGTCGTCGTCCAACAGTTTTCTCTGGAGGACTGGCAGATCCCGTTTTCTGGAGcgggcttgctgcaagaagagGAGGTAGGGGGTGGTGTAGGTCTCCTTCTCAGAGTCGTAGAGCAGGTCAGCGTCGCTCTCCCCGCTCTCTGACCTGCAGCCGGACCGTCCAATGGAAAAGTTGGTAGGTGCTCTATTTTCTGATATGGAATAATTATGAAGGGTTATGGAAGAGAAATCCGCCACCTACCACTGAGGAATTGGGAGAGGATTGAAGAAAATGTTATATAAAAAAATGAGGTTGAAGACTGAGCGAGGTAATAGGGCAGTCTTGGAGGAGGATTTTTAAGAAGGGTAGAAAGGTACTGGAGATACACAGGTGTTAAACAGTTAATTGAAGGTCGTAGGAAACAGCGGGAGCTTCTGTTTAGGTCGTATAATACAACATTTTTACCAGGAAGATGAAAACCAAAAAAGGATTGTATATTGTCTGTGGGAATATAATGATGTAGAGAAGAACAGCTGGAGAAATAGAGGGGTGGATAAAGTTGGACGCGCCTTACAGTAATTGGGAAAATTAATAGAGGTGGCGAAAAGGAGAATGGAACGATTTTATGGTAGTGGAACAAAATTCGGTTATGCCAGATGAATGAGAAACGGAATGGAACAAGCTCTTTGAAAATGAGAAGCCTGAACTGCGAGTCAAGAGAAAAAAACAACTTTACACAAATTTACTCTACATATACTAATATTACCAGAGGATTTCGTACAGACGGAAATTCTAAGTATAAACCAAATATTTATCTGAATATCTTGCGACACACTCAATAAATTTTGCATCATATGCTGGAAGACTCTAAGAATGCCTGTGCATAAATTGCTGTGTGCAAGCGGGAACCTCTGGCACTGACCCCTGGAAGATGAGCTCCTCGTCGTCCTCACCCTCGGGCTCTAGTTGGTCAAGGTAGTCCTGAAGGAGGCCTCCTGCTGGGCACCTGCAAGAAAATCAAACTTGCTCTTGGGTAAAGAAGAAAGAGCAAAACGTCAAAGGAAAGATTTTGACAATGTGTGAGGGTCGAGGGGTACGGGAACTTTTCCATTACCACTCCACCATGCTGAGTCTAACATGAAAGAATCATGAGGTTTTATCCTCATGACACTTGCTCGT from Procambarus clarkii isolate CNS0578487 chromosome 31, FALCON_Pclarkii_2.0, whole genome shotgun sequence includes:
- the LOC123758755 gene encoding protein FAM133 isoform X3 gives rise to the protein MPDMEGVVSEELRHRIERVLAFPTGRTAGEESTTETTPTNGQDDRCPAGGLLQDYLDQLEPEGEDDEELIFQGSESGESDADLLYDSEKETYTTPYLLFLQQARSRKRDLPVLQRKLLDDDPTEDEEKGTKATEDGREGAMGRSGYRSSVPTTFRTFSKEPPTSASNSKEPQTPASTSKEPPTPVSDDADQEHPKVYFRRASRDQTDERSKSDTGNHIEFEKHVGISGETDEEFLLENDQDEVAHDQSQKKKKKKKKKKRKKGSQGEVTDEETEEEVQKANLEELKKSIALELFRDFAKNVFAKDHPEFRLFESFEEFDKSKESDVIKAAHES
- the LOC123758755 gene encoding protein FAM133 isoform X2, with protein sequence MECRRCKSRHAAHQHTSDTSDDLLAGRWRGRAREKAGVIREGVARWTFPARTPVARPLPASSRSWQGPHPWSIQFQHVPEYNMPDMEGVVSEELRHRIERVLAFPTGRTAGEESTTETTPTNGQDDRCPAGGLLQDYLDQLEPEGEDDEELIFQGSESGESDADLLYDSEKETYTTPYLLFLQQARSRKRDLPVLQRKLLDDDPTEDEEKGTKATEDGREGAMGRSGYRSSVPTTFRTFSKEPPTSASNSKEPQTPASTSKEPPTPVSDDADQEHPKVYFRRASRDQTDERSKSDTGNHIEFEKHVGISGETDEEFLLENDQDEVAHDQSQKKKKKKKKKKRKKGSQGEVTDEETEEEVQKANLEELKKSIALELFRDFAKNVFAKDHPEFRLFESFEEFDKSKESDVIKAAHES